The Paenibacillus sp. FSL R7-0204 genome includes a region encoding these proteins:
- a CDS encoding discoidin domain-containing protein gives MRTRVQKKPGKYLHRLLKFAALIILILLSVSVFGDYGTKDGEADVDLSSLSAAKDAGPEMPEGTVLWKLGKHDGSAGEFKAAGSSGVKKTLSIASTTARSAELKSLPSGLHGETNPELRIQYELDKIPEHGVLFRVSIIDAYKSVPQMSVFSNRQLSGIIQIAGIAGTGSKYDFRKSYELYIPKEQLISGTNELTLRTARGIYSSEAEDKYNWWTWDNLSLEALKSPIKEPIHGSYTLTGTVVNNKQFYFDEGAVTHLPYIMKWLGVAYSGNIMRTSCASDVGRSCEKMEEYYKVLKDYNMQAVALYLYTGDIKLKADGTLPGDAEKKLTDYFQKYSPYFQYYEVDNEPGLFNRSKAVNLAIAEWLNSKGKTIAPHLQTVAPGWAYWPGYSEESCGNQKGPVKQCGDPDGWERDPKQRDELEAVTDLTNGHSYGDSYIFGQGGSFTENLKTFGGSVDGLSKKMLATEFGTSDSHVDAYQYGAKERTSAVFDRIMRAHIGYAEMFVQHAAFFKNFSLFKYGFNLEDHDPATTEIYYTKEGEESRVSIMRRLDLAYATHGAPLTYQISNKEELKDKLVYVRAVDTSTIEPLAGSKATSNKVLVNFVNFEKTEQTVKVKVTMPKKTEYEGERFGKGDTYEEARSYVTGRAASPELEFTETLAPGEGVQYILEPSSEVADTAPQGLKATAVKGLSMHLNWLEAPGASYEVLRADGPDEKLKVIATAVKGTEYNDSKLKEGTLYTYAVRVSGSGMMSEKTQITATGLVPLDRAGWKVTSSVSKEASNPAGAIDGDRRTRWDTVKHQASGEYFQIDLGAEHTVEAIDMDYPLSPYDYPRGYIVQVSDDAKSWRQVAAGKGQLGNTKITFAPVKARHIKITQTGSGGNYWSIQELQVYSRE, from the coding sequence ATGAGGACTAGAGTTCAAAAGAAACCCGGTAAATATCTCCACAGACTACTAAAATTTGCAGCACTGATCATCTTGATTCTGTTGTCCGTCTCTGTCTTCGGAGACTACGGGACGAAAGACGGTGAAGCGGATGTGGATCTGTCTTCCTTGTCGGCGGCCAAGGATGCCGGTCCTGAGATGCCGGAAGGAACTGTTCTATGGAAGCTTGGCAAGCATGACGGCTCTGCCGGTGAGTTCAAGGCGGCAGGGTCAAGCGGGGTGAAGAAGACGCTAAGCATAGCCTCAACCACTGCCAGGTCGGCAGAGCTGAAGTCATTGCCCTCCGGCCTGCACGGGGAGACCAACCCGGAGCTGCGGATTCAGTATGAGCTGGATAAGATCCCAGAGCACGGGGTCTTATTTCGCGTAAGCATTATCGATGCTTACAAATCCGTTCCCCAGATGAGCGTGTTCTCCAACCGTCAGCTCTCAGGGATTATTCAGATCGCCGGGATTGCCGGAACCGGCAGCAAATACGACTTCCGCAAAAGCTATGAGCTGTACATTCCCAAAGAGCAGCTAATCAGCGGCACCAACGAGCTGACGCTGCGGACAGCCAGGGGAATCTATTCCTCAGAGGCTGAGGATAAGTACAACTGGTGGACATGGGATAATCTCAGTCTGGAGGCGCTGAAGTCTCCGATAAAGGAGCCGATTCACGGCAGCTATACGCTGACCGGGACGGTGGTGAACAACAAGCAGTTTTATTTTGACGAAGGGGCGGTTACCCATCTGCCTTATATTATGAAGTGGCTGGGCGTAGCCTACAGCGGCAATATCATGCGGACCAGCTGTGCCAGTGATGTGGGACGTTCCTGTGAGAAGATGGAGGAGTACTACAAGGTCCTGAAGGATTACAATATGCAGGCCGTAGCGCTCTATCTGTATACAGGCGATATCAAGCTGAAGGCGGACGGAACGCTGCCGGGGGATGCGGAGAAGAAGCTGACGGATTATTTCCAGAAGTACAGCCCGTACTTCCAGTATTACGAGGTGGATAACGAACCGGGCCTGTTCAACCGTTCCAAAGCGGTCAATCTGGCTATAGCCGAGTGGCTGAACAGCAAGGGGAAGACGATCGCGCCCCATCTGCAGACGGTTGCACCCGGATGGGCCTATTGGCCGGGCTACAGTGAAGAATCGTGCGGCAACCAGAAGGGGCCGGTGAAGCAGTGCGGAGACCCGGACGGCTGGGAACGCGACCCTAAGCAGCGCGATGAGCTTGAGGCGGTAACGGATCTGACGAATGGCCATTCTTATGGCGATTCCTATATTTTCGGGCAGGGCGGGAGCTTCACGGAGAACCTGAAGACCTTCGGGGGATCGGTAGACGGCCTTAGCAAAAAAATGCTCGCTACCGAGTTCGGCACCTCGGACTCTCATGTGGACGCCTATCAATACGGGGCCAAGGAGCGGACCTCGGCGGTGTTTGACCGGATTATGCGGGCACATATCGGCTATGCCGAAATGTTCGTGCAGCATGCTGCCTTCTTCAAAAATTTCAGCCTGTTTAAATACGGCTTCAATCTGGAGGATCACGATCCTGCCACTACAGAGATCTACTACACGAAGGAAGGCGAAGAATCCCGCGTCAGTATCATGCGCAGGCTGGATCTGGCTTATGCCACACACGGCGCTCCGCTGACCTATCAGATCAGCAATAAGGAGGAACTGAAGGATAAGCTGGTCTACGTAAGAGCAGTGGACACCTCCACGATTGAGCCGCTGGCGGGCAGTAAGGCAACATCCAACAAGGTGCTGGTGAACTTCGTCAATTTCGAGAAGACCGAGCAGACCGTTAAGGTCAAGGTCACTATGCCGAAGAAAACGGAGTATGAAGGAGAACGGTTCGGCAAGGGCGATACTTACGAGGAGGCCCGCAGTTATGTAACAGGCAGAGCCGCTTCGCCGGAGCTGGAATTCACGGAGACGCTGGCTCCGGGAGAAGGCGTGCAGTACATTCTGGAGCCTTCCTCCGAGGTAGCGGATACGGCGCCGCAGGGCCTGAAGGCGACTGCTGTCAAGGGATTATCGATGCATCTGAACTGGCTGGAAGCCCCCGGAGCAAGCTACGAAGTGCTCCGGGCGGACGGCCCGGACGAGAAGCTGAAGGTCATCGCTACAGCAGTGAAGGGAACGGAGTACAACGACAGCAAGCTGAAGGAAGGCACACTTTATACTTATGCTGTAAGAGTGTCTGGCTCTGGCATGATGTCAGAGAAGACACAGATTACAGCAACCGGACTTGTCCCGCTGGACCGGGCAGGCTGGAAGGTGACGTCCAGTGTGAGTAAGGAGGCTTCCAATCCGGCAGGTGCCATTGACGGAGACCGGCGGACCCGCTGGGATACGGTCAAGCATCAGGCTTCGGGGGAGTACTTCCAGATTGATCTGGGCGCAGAACATACGGTAGAAGCTATAGATATGGATTATCCTTTATCACCATATGATTATCCGCGAGGCTACATTGTGCAGGTATCGGATGATGCCAAGAGCTGGAGACAGGTCGCAGCGGGCAAAGGCCAGCTGGGGAATACCAAGATTACGTTTGCCCCGGTCAAGGCCCGGCATATCAAGATTACCCAGACAGGCTCCGGCGGCAACTATTGGTCCATTCAGGAGCTGCAGGTGTATTCAAGAGAATAA
- a CDS encoding glycosyl hydrolase → MNTYRKYRLYTTIFPLILILSLLPWGEGRSLPAAAKVTAPAAPAPIKPINPSASKEASALLSYLSDLSGKGMISGQHDYLESPDEFNNKLRTTSGRYAVLHGYELGAIGNQSKDTIARQRQAVVDSAIRWHEGGGIVAMTFHQNLPGTAPVWTNVQKPLSQSQFKQYVTPGTPQYKALVAELDEVAKYLGELRDAGVPVLWRPYHEMNGGWFWWGQKDDFAKLWDLVYSRMVNTHKLNNLLWVWNPNAPNKSSEPYAAYFPGTAKVDILAADIYDNDFKQSYYDSLLKLAGGKPIGIGESGELPDPVIMSQKQSKWVYTMTWGKMLVENNPPVKIQSFMNHKYTVSREDYKLAAGAKTHAAAASSRNGLRGQYYGNMDLSGTPLLTRNDSTIQFNWHGNSPASGLPKDEFSVRWTGSLKPLYSEKYTFTASSDDGIRVWIGGKLLIDSWKNQSSAGKEGSITLSANTPYAIKVEYYENRGDASVSLMWRSQSQKQMIIPQSALTLP, encoded by the coding sequence TTGAACACTTACCGTAAGTACAGGCTATATACAACTATTTTTCCTCTAATCCTTATCCTTTCATTACTTCCATGGGGGGAAGGGCGCAGTCTGCCCGCGGCCGCCAAGGTTACGGCACCTGCCGCCCCCGCTCCCATAAAACCCATTAATCCTTCGGCCTCTAAGGAGGCTTCCGCACTGTTAAGCTATCTCAGTGATCTTAGCGGCAAGGGGATGATATCCGGCCAGCATGATTACCTGGAGAGCCCAGATGAATTCAATAATAAGCTCCGCACAACAAGCGGCCGCTATGCCGTTCTGCATGGCTATGAGCTGGGAGCTATAGGCAACCAGTCTAAGGACACCATTGCCAGACAGCGTCAGGCTGTCGTGGACAGCGCCATCCGGTGGCATGAGGGCGGCGGCATTGTCGCCATGACCTTCCATCAGAATCTGCCGGGAACCGCGCCTGTATGGACCAATGTGCAGAAGCCGCTTAGCCAGAGTCAATTCAAGCAGTATGTCACTCCCGGAACGCCGCAATACAAAGCCCTGGTTGCCGAGCTGGATGAAGTGGCCAAGTATCTGGGCGAGCTGCGCGATGCCGGAGTTCCGGTGCTATGGCGGCCCTATCATGAGATGAACGGCGGCTGGTTCTGGTGGGGGCAGAAGGATGACTTCGCGAAGCTCTGGGACCTGGTCTATAGCCGCATGGTGAATACGCATAAGCTGAATAATCTGCTGTGGGTATGGAATCCAAATGCTCCCAACAAGTCGTCTGAGCCGTATGCCGCCTATTTTCCCGGCACCGCCAAGGTGGATATTCTGGCCGCCGATATTTATGACAATGATTTCAAGCAGTCTTATTATGACAGCCTCCTGAAGCTTGCGGGCGGCAAACCGATCGGAATCGGGGAGAGCGGAGAGCTTCCAGACCCTGTCATCATGTCTCAAAAACAAAGCAAATGGGTATATACGATGACATGGGGCAAGATGCTGGTTGAGAATAACCCGCCTGTGAAAATCCAAAGCTTCATGAATCATAAATACACGGTATCACGGGAGGATTATAAGCTCGCGGCGGGTGCCAAAACCCATGCGGCGGCTGCAAGCTCAAGGAACGGCCTGAGAGGCCAGTATTATGGCAATATGGACCTGTCCGGCACACCGCTGCTTACCCGTAATGACAGCACCATTCAATTCAACTGGCATGGCAATTCACCGGCCTCCGGCCTGCCCAAGGATGAATTCTCGGTACGCTGGACCGGGTCCCTTAAGCCGCTCTACAGTGAAAAGTATACGTTCACCGCTTCTTCGGATGACGGCATCCGCGTATGGATCGGCGGCAAGCTCCTGATCGACAGCTGGAAGAATCAGAGCAGCGCGGGCAAGGAGGGCAGCATCACACTTTCCGCAAATACCCCTTACGCCATCAAGGTAGAATATTACGAGAACCGCGGGGATGCCAGCGTCAGTCTGATGTGGAGAAGCCAGAGCCAGAAGCAGATGATTATTCCCCAGAGTGCGCTGACGCTTCCTTAA
- a CDS encoding PA14 domain-containing protein, with the protein MKTYRKSRLLCAVLSLAVVLSAVPVGLGIAPSTVKAASSAGAPVNPNASAEAVKLLNNLYDISGNGIITGQHDYFESPDELSNKLKGTSGQYAALHGYELGAIGGQSESGVAAQRKNIVWSATNWSRAGGIVAMTFHQNLPGTKYEWSNVQKSITQAQFNKYVTPGTPEYNALITDLDKVAVSLKSLRDAKVPILWRPYHEMNGGWFWWGKKDNFSALWNIMYDRFVNVHQLNNLIWVWNPNAPNANSDPYARTYPGADRVDVLAADIYNNDYSNKYHDDLTSLAGGKPIGIGENGEMPNISKLKLNQQNYVFMMNWGKMLYENNSTATIKNFMNDSYTLTRDQYKAWTAPVAAPKPTVTPTPTPTPTPTATPTATPTPTPTATPTATPTPTPTVTPTVAPKPVPTSGDTEGKPAHNGLLGEYFKNMTLSGTPVMVRNDDVISFNWRQGTPNAALGVDYFSIRWTGQIKPAYSETYQFYTTSDDGIRLWVNGTAVIDSWVKQSGTARTGSIALTAGQLYDIKVEYYENAGDANVHLMWQSPSQVKGTVPASALFSRAGNTSLPAPAATAVPTTVPAATVAPAQAATPAPVTTPMPTPTPAPILTPAPTPTPTPVPTPTAAPVPVPSPAATPVDLPVEAPAANGLYAEYFNNMTLSGEPAVVRTDAVLDFNWRQGSPDAAIGIDFFSVRWSGKMKPLYTETYQIYTTSDDGIRVRVNGELVIDSWVKQSGTERMGSISLTAGELYDIQVEYYENQGDAKARLMWQSPSQAKGTIPASALLLPSAS; encoded by the coding sequence TTGAAAACTTACCGTAAGTCTCGTTTGCTCTGCGCTGTGCTGTCGCTGGCCGTGGTATTATCTGCTGTACCTGTGGGACTGGGAATCGCCCCTTCTACCGTCAAGGCTGCCTCCTCTGCAGGAGCGCCTGTGAACCCTAATGCCTCAGCCGAGGCGGTCAAGCTCCTGAACAATCTGTATGATATCTCGGGAAATGGAATCATTACAGGGCAGCATGACTATTTCGAGAGTCCGGATGAGCTGAGCAACAAGCTGAAGGGAACAAGCGGACAATACGCAGCACTACATGGTTATGAGCTTGGAGCAATCGGTGGGCAGAGTGAGAGCGGAGTAGCTGCACAACGCAAAAATATCGTCTGGAGTGCGACGAACTGGTCCAGAGCGGGCGGCATTGTCGCCATGACCTTCCACCAGAATCTGCCGGGTACCAAGTACGAATGGTCTAATGTGCAGAAGTCAATCACCCAGGCGCAATTTAACAAATACGTTACCCCCGGAACGCCAGAGTATAATGCGCTGATCACCGATCTGGATAAAGTAGCTGTCTCTCTGAAAAGCCTGCGGGATGCTAAGGTTCCGATCCTCTGGAGACCTTACCACGAAATGAACGGCGGCTGGTTCTGGTGGGGGAAAAAAGATAATTTCTCAGCCCTATGGAATATTATGTATGACCGTTTCGTAAACGTTCATCAATTAAATAATTTGATTTGGGTATGGAACCCGAATGCGCCGAATGCCAACTCTGATCCCTATGCACGGACTTATCCGGGTGCGGACAGAGTGGATGTGCTGGCAGCGGATATATATAATAACGACTACTCGAATAAATATCATGATGATCTGACCAGCCTGGCTGGCGGCAAACCGATCGGCATCGGCGAGAACGGTGAAATGCCTAATATCTCGAAGCTGAAGCTGAACCAGCAGAATTACGTGTTCATGATGAACTGGGGCAAAATGCTCTATGAGAATAACAGCACGGCTACGATCAAGAATTTCATGAATGACAGCTACACACTGACCCGTGACCAATATAAGGCCTGGACTGCTCCAGTGGCGGCCCCTAAGCCAACCGTAACACCAACGCCTACACCAACACCGACGCCTACAGCAACACCGACGGCAACACCAACGCCGACGCCTACAGCAACACCGACGGCAACACCAACGCCGACACCAACCGTAACGCCAACCGTTGCGCCGAAGCCGGTCCCAACCTCCGGTGATACGGAGGGTAAACCTGCCCATAATGGATTGCTTGGAGAATACTTCAAGAACATGACGCTCTCGGGGACACCGGTTATGGTACGTAATGATGATGTCATCAGCTTCAATTGGCGTCAGGGTACTCCTAATGCCGCACTCGGCGTAGATTACTTCTCGATCCGCTGGACCGGCCAGATTAAGCCGGCTTACAGCGAGACCTATCAGTTCTATACTACATCGGATGACGGTATCCGCTTGTGGGTGAACGGCACAGCCGTCATTGACAGCTGGGTCAAGCAGAGCGGAACGGCCCGCACAGGAAGCATAGCCTTGACTGCCGGGCAACTGTACGATATCAAGGTAGAGTATTACGAGAATGCAGGCGATGCGAATGTCCATCTGATGTGGCAGAGCCCCAGCCAGGTGAAGGGAACCGTACCTGCAAGTGCGCTCTTCTCCAGAGCAGGCAACACATCCCTACCTGCTCCGGCTGCAACAGCAGTACCGACCACGGTACCAGCAGCGACAGTAGCACCAGCACAGGCAGCAACGCCGGCACCAGTAACGACACCAATGCCAACACCAACACCAGCACCAATACTGACGCCAGCACCGACACCAACGCCAACACCGGTGCCAACACCAACAGCGGCTCCTGTTCCCGTTCCTTCTCCTGCAGCAACACCGGTGGATCTGCCGGTAGAAGCCCCTGCTGCCAATGGATTGTACGCGGAATACTTCAATAATATGACGCTATCGGGCGAACCCGCTGTAGTGCGTACCGATGCTGTGCTTGATTTCAACTGGCGCCAAGGCTCGCCGGATGCCGCTATCGGCATAGACTTCTTCTCTGTCCGCTGGAGCGGGAAGATGAAGCCGCTGTACACGGAGACTTATCAGATCTATACCACTTCCGATGACGGTATCCGCGTACGGGTGAACGGTGAGCTTGTGATTGACAGCTGGGTGAAGCAGAGCGGCACCGAACGCATGGGCAGCATCAGCCTGACTGCAGGCGAGCTGTATGATATTCAGGTAGAGTATTATGAGAATCAAGGCGATGCAAAAGCGCGGCTGATGTGGCAGAGTCCGAGCCAGGCCAAAGGTACCATACCGGCAAGCGCGCTGCTCCTCCCGTCCGCTTCCTAA
- a CDS encoding sugar phosphate nucleotidyltransferase, whose amino-acid sequence MKLVLLSGGSGKRLWPLSNDSRSKQFLKVLASPAGEPESMVQRVWRQLEENGMAGSSYLATGRSQVEMIQSQLGSEVPIIVEPERRDTFPAIALTAAYLYSIAGVSPSETVAILPVDPYVESSFFETVLQLENTMLVSGANLALIGVVPEHASEKYGYIIPTGADAGANGYLQVSHFQEKPDRVQAEELISQGALWNCGVFAFRLGYLLDILQRKGLPLNYEELQKQYKLLSSISFDYEVVEKEENIVVQPYAGFWKDLGTWNTLTEEMTSNHVGKGFITADSEGTCLINELDIPITVIGAKDLIIAASPDGILVTHKTESPRIKEVLKTFEQRPMYEERRWGHYKVIDYVKYEEGNEVLTKRIFINEGKNISYQLHHKRSEIWTFVSGEASIVINEKMHTVKAGDVVRIPEGTKHAILALTDVEFIEVQTGSELVEEDNIRITLDWEDIALHQFIS is encoded by the coding sequence ATGAAACTAGTACTTCTATCAGGCGGCTCCGGCAAGCGGCTCTGGCCGTTGTCCAATGATTCACGCTCCAAGCAATTTCTGAAGGTACTGGCAAGTCCGGCAGGTGAACCGGAATCAATGGTACAACGGGTATGGAGACAACTGGAAGAGAACGGCATGGCAGGGTCCTCTTATCTGGCGACCGGACGCAGCCAGGTGGAGATGATTCAGAGCCAGCTCGGCAGCGAGGTGCCGATCATCGTGGAGCCGGAGCGGCGGGATACCTTCCCGGCCATTGCGCTGACGGCGGCCTATCTGTATTCTATCGCGGGGGTGTCCCCAAGCGAAACCGTAGCGATTCTGCCGGTGGACCCATACGTGGAATCCTCCTTTTTCGAAACGGTGCTGCAGCTGGAGAACACCATGCTGGTGAGCGGAGCGAACCTGGCGCTGATTGGCGTAGTTCCCGAGCATGCGTCGGAGAAATACGGCTACATTATTCCAACGGGCGCAGATGCGGGAGCGAATGGTTATCTGCAGGTCAGCCACTTCCAGGAGAAGCCGGACCGTGTGCAGGCCGAGGAACTGATCAGCCAGGGCGCTCTCTGGAACTGCGGGGTGTTCGCCTTCCGTCTGGGTTACCTGCTGGATATCCTGCAGCGCAAAGGGCTTCCGCTTAATTATGAGGAGCTGCAGAAGCAGTATAAGCTGCTGTCTTCCATCAGCTTCGATTACGAAGTAGTGGAGAAAGAAGAGAACATCGTCGTGCAGCCGTACGCCGGATTCTGGAAGGACCTGGGCACCTGGAACACCCTGACCGAGGAAATGACCAGCAACCATGTCGGCAAGGGTTTTATCACCGCTGACTCCGAGGGCACCTGCCTCATTAACGAGCTGGATATTCCGATTACTGTGATCGGGGCGAAGGATCTGATTATCGCTGCCAGCCCGGACGGCATTCTGGTGACGCACAAGACCGAGAGTCCGCGGATCAAGGAAGTGCTGAAGACTTTTGAACAAAGACCGATGTACGAGGAACGCCGCTGGGGCCACTACAAGGTAATCGATTATGTGAAATATGAAGAAGGCAACGAGGTGCTGACCAAGCGGATCTTCATCAATGAGGGCAAAAATATAAGCTATCAGCTGCATCACAAACGCAGTGAAATCTGGACCTTCGTCAGCGGTGAAGCCAGCATTGTCATCAATGAGAAGATGCATACGGTGAAGGCGGGAGATGTGGTGCGGATACCGGAAGGGACCAAGCATGCCATTCTTGCTCTTACCGATGTGGAGTTTATTGAGGTGCAGACGGGGTCGGAGCTGGTAGAGGAAGACAATATCCGTATTACCCTGGACTGGGAGGATATAGCGCTCCATCAGTTCATTTCGTAG
- a CDS encoding UDP-glucose dehydrogenase family protein, with the protein MKLAVIGTGYVGLVSGVCFTLNGNHVICVDKDEEKISKLNRMESPIYEPGIEALIEMNLREGRLSFSSDLQESVRRSDIVILAVGTPSLPGGEADLRYIEGAAAEIAQAMEGYKIIMTKSTVPVGTNERIRQLISSLTNHPFDIVSAPEFLREGSAIRDTLHPDRIVIGLDNQALEPTMRELHKGFTENVFVTDIRSAEMIKYASNAFLATKISFINEIANICEKVGADVTEVAGGMGMDQRIGSTFLQAGIGYGGSCFPKDTNALIQIAGNVDYEFKLLKSVVEVNKGQRFMIISKLHESLGSLRGAVIGIWGLAFKPNTDDVREAPAREIVEALVAEGAIVKLYDPIAAENFRKEYDHPQLRWCGLAEEAAEGSDAVCLLTDWSQFKEINLHALAGTMRRQVLIDGRNVYSKEQIEGTGLEYISVGRPQMGGLSGFSASVAGAV; encoded by the coding sequence AAAATCAGTAAGCTGAACCGGATGGAATCTCCCATCTATGAGCCGGGCATTGAGGCCCTGATCGAAATGAATCTGCGTGAGGGCCGGCTGAGCTTCTCATCCGATCTTCAGGAGTCGGTCCGCCGCTCCGATATCGTCATTCTTGCCGTGGGTACACCCTCTCTGCCGGGCGGCGAAGCCGACCTGAGATATATCGAAGGAGCGGCTGCCGAGATTGCGCAGGCGATGGAAGGCTATAAGATTATTATGACCAAGTCGACCGTCCCTGTTGGCACCAATGAGCGTATCCGCCAGCTGATCTCCTCCCTCACGAATCATCCCTTCGATATCGTCTCTGCGCCTGAATTCCTCCGTGAAGGCTCTGCCATCCGCGACACGCTTCATCCCGACCGGATCGTGATCGGACTTGATAATCAGGCACTTGAGCCGACCATGCGCGAGCTGCATAAGGGCTTCACAGAGAATGTATTCGTCACGGATATCCGCAGCGCCGAGATGATCAAATATGCCTCGAATGCTTTTCTGGCGACGAAGATCTCCTTCATTAATGAGATTGCCAACATTTGCGAAAAGGTAGGAGCGGATGTCACCGAAGTCGCAGGCGGCATGGGGATGGACCAGAGAATCGGTTCGACCTTCCTGCAGGCCGGTATCGGTTATGGCGGCTCCTGCTTCCCGAAGGACACCAATGCGCTGATCCAGATTGCCGGTAACGTGGATTATGAGTTCAAGCTGCTCAAATCTGTCGTTGAAGTCAATAAAGGCCAGCGCTTCATGATTATCTCCAAGCTCCATGAATCGCTCGGCAGTCTGCGCGGTGCGGTTATCGGCATCTGGGGGCTTGCCTTCAAGCCCAATACCGATGATGTCCGCGAGGCCCCGGCCCGTGAGATCGTCGAGGCGCTGGTCGCCGAGGGCGCCATCGTGAAGCTGTACGATCCCATCGCCGCCGAGAACTTCCGCAAGGAATACGATCATCCGCAGCTCCGCTGGTGCGGACTGGCCGAAGAGGCAGCAGAGGGCAGCGATGCCGTCTGCCTGCTGACCGACTGGAGCCAGTTCAAGGAGATCAATCTGCACGCGCTTGCGGGAACCATGCGCCGCCAGGTGCTGATCGACGGCCGCAATGTCTATAGCAAAGAGCAGATCGAAGGCACCGGCCTCGAGTACATCTCTGTCGGCCGCCCGCAGATGGGCGGGCTTAGCGGATTCTCCGCCAGCGTGGCTGGCGCGGTCTAG